The DNA region GGGCGACATCTCGTCGGCCTTGCAGGAGAACCTTTCGGGCGCGCAGGTTGTGCGCGCCTTCGCCCGCGAAGACTTCGAGAAGGAAAAGTTCGCCCTGTCGAATCGCAACCTGTTCAACGCCCGAGTCAAAATCGTCGGCACGTGGGGCTTCTTCATGCCCACGATGACGGTTCTGGTGATGGCCTCCACCGCCCTCATTCTCTGGTTCGGCGGCAACCGGGTGGTAGGCCGGACTCTGACCCTGGGCGACCTGGTGGCTTTCAATGCTTATCTGATCCTGCTGGCCGCGCCGGTCGGCCAACTGGCTTTTGTGGTCAACTCGGCCAGCGAGGCCGTGGCCGGCGGCCAGCGCATCTTTGAGATTCTTGATCTGCCGGAAGAGATTGCCTCGCCGGTCAACGCCAGGCAACTGCCGCCCCTCGGTGGCCGCGTCACCTTTGAGTCCGTTTCTTTTTCGTATCGCGGCGAGCGTCGGGCTTTGCACGATGTCTCGTTTGAGGCCCAGCCGAATCAAGTCATCGCCCTCATCGGGCCAACCGGTTCTGGCAAGACCAGCCTGATCAACCTCATCCCCCGTTTTTACGACGCCACCGCCGGTCGGGTGCTGGTGGACGGCTACGACGTGCGTCTCTCCAACCTCAAATCTCTAAGATCACAAATTGGAATTGTTCTTCAAACCTCTCTCCTGTTTTCGACCACCATCCGCGAAAACATTGCTTATGGCCGGCTCGACGCAACTGAAGAGGAAGTGGTGGCCGCCGCCAAAGCCGCCCGTGCCCATGACTTTATTCTGTCATTCCCCGACGGTTATAACACTGCCGTCGGCGAGCGTGGGGTGACGCTTTCCGGCGGCCAGCGTCAGCGGGTGGCCATTGCCCGCGCCCTGCTCATGAACCCGCGCATCCTGATCCTCGACGACTCGACTTCGAGCGTGGACACGCAAACCGAGCATCTCATTCAGCAAGCCCTGGCCGAACTGATGAAGGGCCGCACCACCTTCGTCATCGCCCAGCGCCTTTCCACCGTCAAACGCGCCGACCAGATTTTTGTGCTGGACGGAGGCCGCATCGTCCAACGCGGCACACATGACTCACTACTGGCTGAAGGCGGCCTCTACAAAGAAATCTACGATTTGCAGTTGAAGGACCAGGAGAAGTTCCGCAAAGAGATGTTGTTCCTGGACGCATTGCCCGAAACCGTAAGGGCAATTCACGCATTGCCCGAAACCGTAGGGGCACTTCATGAATTGCCCGAAACTGTAGGCATGTGCATGTCGCGCGACGGGTCGATGTTGGTGCCGCCGTCGAAGGCGAAGTCGAGCGTGCGTCCGCCGAGCTTCGTCGCGCGCATGCGCGGCTGGTTGCCGGCGGCGCAGTAGTGCGTGAGCACGAGATCGTGGCCGTCGCGGTGATAGACGGTGACCATCTCCTCGGCGGTGACGACGATACGATTCTGGGCAAAGCCTACGACCCCAAAATCGCGGGCCGTCTGTTCGCCTACATCCGGCCTTACGGCCAGCAACTGCTGGTTGCGCTAACGCTGATGACGGTTGCCACGATCATGAACGTCTCCGGGCCGTACCTGATCAAAGTGGCGCTCGACGAAGGCGTGACAAAAGGCGACCTTGCGACCCTCGGTCAGACCGTCGGGCTGTATGTGTTGGCCGCGATCGTTATGTGGGTTTGCACTTACATTCGCGTTCGCATCATGGCTGTGGCCGGGCAGAGCATCATCTACGACTTGCGGCGCGAGTTATTCGATCACCTGCAAACCCTTTCGCTCGGCTTCTACAGCCGCTATGCCGTCGGGCGCATCGTCTCGCGCGTCATCAACGACGTGAACGTGATTCGCGAGTTCATCGTCTGGGCCATCACTGCCGTCACCCGCGACCTCTTCGACCTGGTCGGCATCACCGTTGCCATGCTCGTCATCAACTGGCGGCTGGCCCTGTTCGCCTTCTGCGTTTTGCTGCTCATGGCCGTCGCCACCGAGCTTTTCCGCCGCCGCGCCCGCGAGAGCTACCGGCAGGTGCGCTCGGCCATCGGCTGGGTGAACGCGGTGCTCAACGAAAACATCGTCGGCGTGCGGGTGGTGCAATCGTTCTCGCGCGAAGATCGCAACTATCAGACCTTTGCCGACGACGTGAACGGCAACAACCTGCGGGTCAACAACCGGGCCGCTCTCATCACCTCCATCTTTTTCCCGTCGGTGGACTTCATCGGCAGTCTGGCGCTGGGGCTGGTGGTGTGGCTGGGCGGGCTGGCCGCCCTGCAGGTTAGCGGCTTTGCCTTCATCAGCGGCGGCGAAGAACTGACCGCCGGAACGTTGTTCGCCTTTGCCATGTATATTGACCGATTCTTCGATCCGATTCGCGATCTCTCGCAACGCTACAACACCTTTCAGGCGACGATGGTCGGCGGCGAACGAATCTTTGAACTGCTCGACACGCCCATCGAAGTGAAAGATGCGCCGGAGGCAAAGGTGATGCCGCCGATTAAAGGGGAAGTGGT from Chloroflexota bacterium includes:
- a CDS encoding ABC transporter ATP-binding protein — encoded protein: MKILLRLLTSLRPYRWQVLGLLVCLLVVTAASLVTPSIIRSVIDDGIAQNNASAMLSAGLTIVGVGLIRSAFNFAKRYLGEWLINRTGYDYRNALYDKIQRLSFGYHDQAQTGQLMSRCTEDVSALSRFVGQGAVELINVAMLLAGIIFLLFRENVALTLIGLGPLIVLAGLTYYLGNMLGPLFLKVDQALGDISSALQENLSGAQVVRAFAREDFEKEKFALSNRNLFNARVKIVGTWGFFMPTMTVLVMASTALILWFGGNRVVGRTLTLGDLVAFNAYLILLAAPVGQLAFVVNSASEAVAGGQRIFEILDLPEEIASPVNARQLPPLGGRVTFESVSFSYRGERRALHDVSFEAQPNQVIALIGPTGSGKTSLINLIPRFYDATAGRVLVDGYDVRLSNLKSLRSQIGIVLQTSLLFSTTIRENIAYGRLDATEEEVVAAAKAARAHDFILSFPDGYNTAVGERGVTLSGGQRQRVAIARALLMNPRILILDDSTSSVDTQTEHLIQQALAELMKGRTTFVIAQRLSTVKRADQIFVLDGGRIVQRGTHDSLLAEGGLYKEIYDLQLKDQEKFRKEMLFLDALPETVRAIHALPETVGALHELPETVGMCMSRDGSMLVPPSKAKSSVRPPSFVARMRGWLPAAQ
- a CDS encoding ABC transporter ATP-binding protein, whose amino-acid sequence is MDGDHLLGGDDDTILGKAYDPKIAGRLFAYIRPYGQQLLVALTLMTVATIMNVSGPYLIKVALDEGVTKGDLATLGQTVGLYVLAAIVMWVCTYIRVRIMAVAGQSIIYDLRRELFDHLQTLSLGFYSRYAVGRIVSRVINDVNVIREFIVWAITAVTRDLFDLVGITVAMLVINWRLALFAFCVLLLMAVATELFRRRARESYRQVRSAIGWVNAVLNENIVGVRVVQSFSREDRNYQTFADDVNGNNLRVNNRAALITSIFFPSVDFIGSLALGLVVWLGGLAALQVSGFAFISGGEELTAGTLFAFAMYIDRFFDPIRDLSQRYNTFQATMVGGERIFELLDTPIEVKDAPEAKVMPPIKGEVVFDNVSFLYETDGQTILTGLNLRVAAGQTVALVGETGAGKSTLVKLVSRFYDVTPQGGAVTIDGLDVRSVTQNSLRRQMGVVLQDPFLFAGTVADNIRYGSLGASDVEIEEAAKAVGAHEFITALDQGYDTKVGEGGAILSGGQRQLISFARALLADPRILILDEATSSVDTQTERIIQIALERLLKGRTSFVIAHRLSTITRADKIVVMDRGRIVEEGTHAELLERRGRYFELYTMAFAEAARS